In Tripterygium wilfordii isolate XIE 37 chromosome 23, ASM1340144v1, whole genome shotgun sequence, one genomic interval encodes:
- the LOC119993345 gene encoding uncharacterized protein LOC119993345 isoform X2, which produces MGASSPTSLLLLAYFLLFLSNLTHASDETNLKGINLEHPVLDVTPYFISSHSSVRGSKDVLLCERVQVSGHSRLRLASYASAFRVTLIPSVEIPERLHGKIQICFHRNSSLGLCQCEKDEWKTLQKGLWSSVMSPYETRYVDVKFSGDISGSVRVSVEEDSQKWRLLFLAVGFVLLLSAPIVSSWVPFYYSTSMVIGVLLVFIILLFQGMKLLPTGRKNFLYLTIYGSVLGVGSFLLHQFSLLVNSVLIGFGLNEEMHNPVSIFLLVGIILAGAALGYWMVRKFVISQDGTVDIGVAQFVKWAMRIIAATLIFQSTIDSLLAMGSFITCYAVCSLITSPEWFRSSKRTGWRTIQHNHAEFLSRSPQKGSGGKMWNSPNYSYAWSDSPVKGRKTRRDYYSTFHQMPTRKKFTKKEWEDFTQVSTRQALAELSASPDFTDWIIDNAERIQLLPDGYSSEERVRSESDSTDETNAGSCNQFRLFNWFCD; this is translated from the exons ATGGGCGCTTCTTCTcccacttctcttcttctcctcgCTTACTTTTTACTCTTTTTGTCGAACCTCACACATGCCTCTGACGAGACCAATCTGAAAG GAATTAACCTAGAACATCCGGTTCTAGATGTCACCCCATATTTCATATCCAGCCATTCATCTGTCCGTGGTTCAAAAGATGTTCTGTTGTGTGAACGCGTCCAGGTTTCTGGTCACTCCAGGTTGAGACTTGCAAGTTATGCCAGTGCATTTCGAGTTACCTTGATTCCTTCTGTTGAAATTCCAGAGAGACTGCATGGTAAAATTCAGATTTGTTTTCACCG GAATTCGTCGCTTGGATTGTGTCAGTGTGAAAAGGATGAGTGGAAAACTCTTCAGAAGGGGCTATGGAGCTCTGTCATGTCACCTTATGAAACCAGATATGTTGATGTCAAGTTCAGTGGTGATATATCCGGTTCTGTCAGAGTTTCTGTTGAAGAAG ATTCTCAGAAGTGGCGTCTCCTGTTTCTTGCTGTAGGATTTGTTCTACTGCTGTCAGCTCCAATTGTCAGCAGTTGGGTTCCTTTTTACTATAGCACGTCAATGGTCATTGGAGTTCTTCTTGTTTTTATAATTCTTCTTTTCCAG GGAATGAAGCTATTGCCCACTGGAAGGAAAAATTTCTTATATCTTACCATATATGGATCGGTG CTTGGAGTGGGTTCTTTTCTTTTACATCAATTCTCGCTGCTGGTTAATTCAGTTCTTATCGGTTTTGGGCTGAATGAAGAGATGCACAATCCG GTCTCTATATTTCTACTAGTAGGAATTATTCTTGCAGGAGCAGCTCTAGGTTACTGGATGGTGAGGAAATTTGTGATCTCCCAAGATGGAACTGTGGACATCGGCGTTGCTCAATTTGTGAAATGGGCAATGCGCATTATTGCCGCCACCTTAATTTTTCAG AGCACTATTGATTCTCTTCTAGCAATGGGCTCCTTTATAACCTGCTATGCAGTCTGCTCTCTGATAACTTCACCGGAGTGGTTTCGTTCAAG TAAAAGGACTGGATGGAGAACGATACAGCACAACCACGCAGAATTTCTTAGCAGGTCCCCACAGAAGGGCTCTGGTGGGAAGATGTGGAACAGTCCTAATTATTCGTATGCTTGGTCTGATTCTCCTGTTAAAg GGAGAAAGACAAGGCGGGATTACTATTCAACCTTCCACCAGATGCCAACGCGAAAGAAGTTCACGAAGAAAGAGTGGGAAGATTTTACACAAGTATCTACTCGGCAGGCTTTAGCTGAATTGTCAGCATCTCCAGATTTCACCGATTGGATCATTGACAATGCTGAGCGAATACAGCTCCTTCCTGACGGCTATAGTTCAGAAGAAAGAGTCAGAAGTGAATCGGATTCCACAGACGAGACTAACGCAGGTAGCTGCAACCAATTCAGGTTATTTAATTGGTTTTGTGACTAG
- the LOC119993345 gene encoding uncharacterized protein LOC119993345 isoform X1 — protein sequence MGASSPTSLLLLAYFLLFLSNLTHASDETNLKGINLEHPVLDVTPYFISSHSSVRGSKDVLLCERVQVSGHSRLRLASYASAFRVTLIPSVEIPERLHGKIQICFHRNSSLGLCQCEKDEWKTLQKGLWSSVMSPYETRYVDVKFSGDISGSVRVSVEEDSQKWRLLFLAVGFVLLLSAPIVSSWVPFYYSTSMVIGVLLVFIILLFQGMKLLPTGRKNFLYLTIYGSVLGVGSFLLHQFSLLVNSVLIGFGLNEEMHNPVSIFLLVGIILAGAALGYWMVRKFVISQDGTVDIGVAQFVKWAMRIIAATLIFQSTIDSLLAMGSFITCYAVCSLITSPEWFRSSKRTGWRTIQHNHAEFLSRSPQKGSGGKMWNSPNYSYAWSDSPVKDVISPSTRSGRKTRRDYYSTFHQMPTRKKFTKKEWEDFTQVSTRQALAELSASPDFTDWIIDNAERIQLLPDGYSSEERVRSESDSTDETNAGSCNQFRLFNWFCD from the exons ATGGGCGCTTCTTCTcccacttctcttcttctcctcgCTTACTTTTTACTCTTTTTGTCGAACCTCACACATGCCTCTGACGAGACCAATCTGAAAG GAATTAACCTAGAACATCCGGTTCTAGATGTCACCCCATATTTCATATCCAGCCATTCATCTGTCCGTGGTTCAAAAGATGTTCTGTTGTGTGAACGCGTCCAGGTTTCTGGTCACTCCAGGTTGAGACTTGCAAGTTATGCCAGTGCATTTCGAGTTACCTTGATTCCTTCTGTTGAAATTCCAGAGAGACTGCATGGTAAAATTCAGATTTGTTTTCACCG GAATTCGTCGCTTGGATTGTGTCAGTGTGAAAAGGATGAGTGGAAAACTCTTCAGAAGGGGCTATGGAGCTCTGTCATGTCACCTTATGAAACCAGATATGTTGATGTCAAGTTCAGTGGTGATATATCCGGTTCTGTCAGAGTTTCTGTTGAAGAAG ATTCTCAGAAGTGGCGTCTCCTGTTTCTTGCTGTAGGATTTGTTCTACTGCTGTCAGCTCCAATTGTCAGCAGTTGGGTTCCTTTTTACTATAGCACGTCAATGGTCATTGGAGTTCTTCTTGTTTTTATAATTCTTCTTTTCCAG GGAATGAAGCTATTGCCCACTGGAAGGAAAAATTTCTTATATCTTACCATATATGGATCGGTG CTTGGAGTGGGTTCTTTTCTTTTACATCAATTCTCGCTGCTGGTTAATTCAGTTCTTATCGGTTTTGGGCTGAATGAAGAGATGCACAATCCG GTCTCTATATTTCTACTAGTAGGAATTATTCTTGCAGGAGCAGCTCTAGGTTACTGGATGGTGAGGAAATTTGTGATCTCCCAAGATGGAACTGTGGACATCGGCGTTGCTCAATTTGTGAAATGGGCAATGCGCATTATTGCCGCCACCTTAATTTTTCAG AGCACTATTGATTCTCTTCTAGCAATGGGCTCCTTTATAACCTGCTATGCAGTCTGCTCTCTGATAACTTCACCGGAGTGGTTTCGTTCAAG TAAAAGGACTGGATGGAGAACGATACAGCACAACCACGCAGAATTTCTTAGCAGGTCCCCACAGAAGGGCTCTGGTGGGAAGATGTGGAACAGTCCTAATTATTCGTATGCTTGGTCTGATTCTCCTGTTAAAg ATGTGATATCTCCGTCTACTCGTTCAGGGAGAAAGACAAGGCGGGATTACTATTCAACCTTCCACCAGATGCCAACGCGAAAGAAGTTCACGAAGAAAGAGTGGGAAGATTTTACACAAGTATCTACTCGGCAGGCTTTAGCTGAATTGTCAGCATCTCCAGATTTCACCGATTGGATCATTGACAATGCTGAGCGAATACAGCTCCTTCCTGACGGCTATAGTTCAGAAGAAAGAGTCAGAAGTGAATCGGATTCCACAGACGAGACTAACGCAGGTAGCTGCAACCAATTCAGGTTATTTAATTGGTTTTGTGACTAG
- the LOC119993343 gene encoding probable zinc metalloprotease EGY1, chloroplastic — protein MGTLTSSFGAVSLRFPTGPGIVVFNGRRTRSLVETSKGRKSNSCFLCREISRREVSYRSSVRLRCSSGSNNNNEGESDKMANDSSVATTEPPEKPELPNSDDFISNKEPPSVPSRPPTTSPLGPAYSNFQVDSFKLMELLGPEKVDPADVKLIKEKLFGYSTFWVTKEEPFGNLGEGILFLGNLRGKSEDVFAKLQSQLANITGDKYNIFMVEEPNSEGEDPRGGPRVSFGLLRKEVSEPGPTTLWQYLISLLLFLLTIGSSVELGIASQINRLPPEVLKYFTDPNAVEPPDMELLFPFVESALPLAYGVLGILLFHEVGHFLAAFPKRVKLSIPYFIPNITLGSFGAITQFKSILPDRSTKVDVSLAGPFAGAALSFSMFSVGLLLSSNPNGAGDLVQVPSVLFQGSLLLGLISRATLGYAAMHAATVSIHPLVIAGWCGLTTTAFNMLPVGCLDGGRAVQGAFGNNALIGVGLTTYTLLGLGVLGGPLSLPWGLYVLICQRAPEKPCLNDVTEVGTWRKAAVIVAVLLVVLTLLPVWDELAEELGIGLISTF, from the exons ATGGGCACCCTCACAAGCAGTTTTGGAGCCGTGAGTTTGAGATTCCCTACTGGTCCTGGAATTGTTGTCTTCAATGGTCGGAGAACTCGATCATTGGTTGAGACCAGCAAGGGGAGGAAGAGCAACTCGTGTTTTCTGTGCAGAGAAATCTCCAGGAGGGAGGTCTCTTATAGGAGTTCTGTTAGGTTAAGATGCTCTAGTGGTAGTAATAACAATAATGAAGGAGAGAGTGATAAAATGGCCAATGATTCTAGTGTGGCTACCACGGAACCACCGGAAAAGCCCGAGTTGCCAAACAGCGATGACTTTATTTCAAATAAGGAACCTCCTTCAGTTCCTTCCAGG CCTCCAACTACATCCCCACTTGGACCAGCTTATAGCAATTTTCAAGTCGACTCATTTAAACTGATGGAACTTCTTGGACCTGAGAAGGTTGACCCAGCTGATGTAAAGCTGATTAAGGAAAAACTATTTGGCTATTCCACATTCTGGGTTACCAAAGAAGAACCGTTTGGTAACCTTGGTGAGGGCATCCTTTTCCTTGGTAATTTAAGGGGAAAAAGTGAGGACGTCTTTGCTAAGCTCCAGAGTCAGCTGGCTAATATCACAGGTGACAAATACAACATCTTTATGGTGGAGGAACCGAATTCAGAAGGAGAAGATCCACGCGGTGGGCCACGTGTTAGTTTTGGTTTGCTGCGGAAAGAAGTCTCTGAACCAGGGCCAACAACACTCTGGCAATACTTGATTTCCCTCTTGTTATTCCTTTTGACTATTGGTTCCTCTGTGGAGTTAGGAATTGCATCTCAG ATTAATCGGCTTCCTCCAGAGGTATTGAAGTACTTCACAGATCCAAATGCCGTTGAGCCACCAGATATGGAGCTGCTATTTCCCTTTGTGGAGTCTGCTTTACCCCTGGCATATGGCGTGTTGGGAATTCTCTTATTTCAT GAAGTTGGACACTTCTTGGCTGCTTTCCCAAAGAGAGTAAAGCTAAGCATTCCTTACTTCATTCCTAACATCACTCTTGGTAGCTTTGGTGCGATAACTCAG TTCAAATCTATCCTTCCTGATCGGAGTACAAAAGTCGATGTTTCACTTGCCGGCCCATTTGCTGGTGCTGCACTATCCTTTTCAATGTTTTCAGTTGGCCTGCTGCTCTCTTCAAATCCAAATGGTGCAGGAGATCTGGTACAGGTTCCTAGCGTGCTCTTCCAAGGTTCCTTACTTCTTGGACTCATCAGCAGAGCTACTCTTGGTTATGC AGCAATGCATGCTGCAACAGTTTCAATTCATCCCCTGGTGATTGCGGGCTG GTGTGGCTTGACCACTACAGCTTTTAATATGCTTCCAGTTGGGTGCCTTGATGGTGGAAGAGCTGTGCAG GGCGCTTTTGGAAATAATGCCTTGATTGGGGTTGGTTTGACTACTTATACTTTGCTTGGATTGGGAGTG CTCGGTGGACCTTTATCACTTCCTTGGGGACTCTATGTGCTGATATGTCAG AGGGCTCCCGAGAAACCATGCTTAAACGATGTGACAGAGGTCGGAACATGGAGGAAAGCAGCTGTTATAGTAGCCGTTTTACTTGTTGTATTGACACTCCTTCCTGTATGGGATGAGCTTGCGGAGGAGCTAGGAATCGGTCTTATAAGCACATTTTGA